The Synechococcus sp. RS9909 genomic interval CAGGGCAATGATCACGTTGATGTCAAGCAGGGCGCGCATCAGAGATTCAGCGCATCACGCAGGGCCTCCACATCAGCGTTGTTGGTGATCCGGCTCGGATCCCCGGCAAAAGGGCGGAAGCCGCAGGGATGGGGTCGAGCCGCAGCCTCGCTGGGTGAATGGTGCGCTTGGGTGAGGGCTTGACGCAAGAGCGTCGACACCACCTGACCTGCGCTCATGCGCTGTTGCTTGGCGAGATCTTTGGCGGCTTGCAAAAGGTCATCATCAATGTCGAGGGTTGTCCTCATCTGATGCGCTGATGCAGTTGCATCAACCCTAGCCCCCTCGTCGCAACAGGGGCGCTTCTGGTCAGCTCTGGATAGTTTGCGTAGGGTTCCAGCAGCGTTGTTGGAACCCTGATGAACACCCTCGGCTGGTTGCTGCAGTGGCCGATCCGTGCGTTGGTGTTGCTGCTTGTGGCGGCGTTGCCCCTGGGGGTGGAGATGGCCAACTTCGGAACGGCCCTCTGGGCGGCGGTCCTGATCGGTCTGCTTGGCACCCTGTTGATCTGGCCCCTCAAGCTGGTGCTCGGACCGGCCTGGGCGATCACATCGTTGGGGGGTCTGATTTCGCCGGTGTCGTTTCTGTTCAACTGGTTGATCACGATCGTTCTGTTCGCGATCGCGGCCTGGTTGATCAACGGCTTTCGTCTCAAGCACGGCCTGTTCAGCGCCATCCTCGGGGCGGTGGTCTACAGCGTGATCAGCGCTTTCGTGCTCCGGGCCCTGGGGCTTGTGGAGCTGTAGGCCTCCAGGCTGGCGCGATGGATCACGCCGCCAGCTGATCGAGCACCTGGCGGGCCCGCTGCACCACAGGGGCGGGGACGCCGGCGAGGCGGGCGGCTTCGATGCCGTAGCTGCGGCTGGCGCCGCCGGCCTGCACGCGATGCAGAAACAGCAGGTCATCGCCGGTTTCCTCCACCAGCACCTGGAAGTTGGCCACATTCGGGCGTTCTGCCGCCAGGTTGTTGAGCTCGTGATAGTGCGTCGCGAACACGGTGCGGGCCTTGAGATCGCCAGCCAGGTGTTCGCTCACGGCCCAGGCGATGGAGAGGCCATCAAAGGTGGCGGTGCCACGGCCGATCTCATCGAGCAGCACCAGGGAGCGATCGGTGGCGTGATGGAGGATGTTGGCGGTTTCCGCCATTTCCACCATGAAGGTGGATTGGCCGGCGGCGAGATCATCGACGGCGCCGACGCGGGTGAAGATGCGATCGGTGATGCCCACCGTGGCCGATTCGGCCGGCACCCAGCTGCCGATCTGGGCGAGCAGTTGGATCAGGCCAATCTGGCGCAGGTAGCAGCTCTTGCCGCTGGCATTGGGGCCGGTGAGCACCACCAGATCGGTGCCCTGGCCCAGGTGCACATCGTTGGCGGTGAAGCTCCGTTCCACCAGCAATTGCTCCACCACCGGGTGCCGTCCGGCCGTGATCTGCAGTTCGCGGCCGTCGCTGATCGTGGGCGCGCACCAGGCGCTGGTGGCGGCCACCTCCGCCAGACCACACACCGCATCCAAGGCGGCCACAGCGCGGGCGGCCTGACGGATCGGAGCGGCCATGGCGCCCACCTGTTCCCGCAGTTGGCAGAACAGTTCGTATTCCCGCTGGCAGGCGCGGGCCCGCAGCTGAAAGATCGTGCCTTCCCGTTGTTTCAGCTCAGGGGTGATGAAGCGCTCTTCATTGGCGAGGGTCTGGCGTCGGATCCAGTGGTCCGGCACTGAGGCCGCCTTCGCTTTGCTCACCGCCAGGAAATAGCCGAAGGTGCGGTGATACTGCAGGCGCAGGTTGGCGTTGCCGCTGGTCTGCCGTTCCAGTCGTTCCTGCTCAGCCAACCAGGCCTCCTGATCGTCGAGCTGGTTGCGCAGGCCATCCAGCAGCGGATCAACGCCGTCGTGGATCAGGCCGCCTTCACTCAGCGACAGCGGGGGCGTGTCGATCAGGGCATGGCGCACCGCTTGCGCCAGCTCCGCCAAGGCCGGATCCGGTGTGCAGAGAGCCTGCAGCCAGTCGGGGTGCCGATCGTCGAGGCCAGTGTTGAGGCGCCCGGCCAGCTGGGGCAGCCGTTCGAGTCCATCGGCGATCGCCACCAGATCACGGGCTCCGGCATGGCCGGCACCGGCGCGTCCCGCCAGTCGTTCCAGGTCGGCCATGGACCGCAGCAGGCGGCGCAGACCTTGCCGCAGGCTGCGCTGCTCCACCAGGGTCGACACCAGCGCCTGACGCTGCTCGATCTGACGGCGATCCATCAGTGGCGCCTCCAGCCAGCGCCGCAGACAGCGACCACCCATGGCGGTGAGGGTGCGATCGATCGCCCAGAGCAAGGACCCCTGCAACTGCCCATCCCGCTGGGTGCTGGTGAGTTCCAGGTTGCGGCGCGTCTGGGCGTCGAGGATCAGGGCATCGCCGCTGTGGACAATCTGCGGCACCTCCAAGGGCACGTTCAGGTCGTCCTCCAGGGGCTGGGTGTCGCGCAGATAGCGCAACAGGCCTCCGATGGCACGCAGGGCCAGGGGTTGATCGGCCAGGCCGAGGCCATCGAGGTTCGCCAGGCCGTAATGCTGCTGGAGGGTGGCTTCCGCTTCCGGACGGCTGAACGGCGTGGTCGCCATCGGCGTCAACCGCAGCCCCTGCGGGCACCAGGCCGGCGCCGCCGATTCCTCGGGTGGCGCCGCCCAGACCAGTTCTGCCGCCTCCAGCTGGCTCAGCTGCTGATGCAGGCCGGCACTGCCTGTCTGCTCGATCACCCGCACATCGCCGGTGCTCACATCGGCATGGGCCAGGCCCCAGCGGAACGGTTGCGTCCCCTTCGCGGCCTCCACCACCACAGCGGCCAGCCAGTTGTTGCGTCGGGCGCGGAGCATGCCCTCCTCCAGCACCGTGCCCGGGGTGAGCACCCGGGTGATGTCGCGCTTGAGCAGGGCTCCTTTAGCGGGGGTGGTTTCGAGCTGATCGCAGAGGGCGACGGAGTAGCCGCGACGGATCAGATCGGCGCAGTAGCGCTCTGCGGCGTGATGGGGAATGCCGGCCATCGGCACCCGGCC includes:
- a CDS encoding phage holin family protein — protein: MNTLGWLLQWPIRALVLLLVAALPLGVEMANFGTALWAAVLIGLLGTLLIWPLKLVLGPAWAITSLGGLISPVSFLFNWLITIVLFAIAAWLINGFRLKHGLFSAILGAVVYSVISAFVLRALGLVEL
- the mutS gene encoding DNA mismatch repair protein MutS; translation: MPRSAAQPPEQALQGNLFGAPEPAADPQPQRSRSDQDAAATADLSDASLSADARQRPRQRREQEAEATPASDHGNEAADAHDDGSDAPAWAHHSQVDPLQLTPMLRHYVELKAAHPERVLLYRLGDFFECFFEDAIELARVLELTLTGKEGGKAIGRVPMAGIPHHAAERYCADLIRRGYSVALCDQLETTPAKGALLKRDITRVLTPGTVLEEGMLRARRNNWLAAVVVEAAKGTQPFRWGLAHADVSTGDVRVIEQTGSAGLHQQLSQLEAAELVWAAPPEESAAPAWCPQGLRLTPMATTPFSRPEAEATLQQHYGLANLDGLGLADQPLALRAIGGLLRYLRDTQPLEDDLNVPLEVPQIVHSGDALILDAQTRRNLELTSTQRDGQLQGSLLWAIDRTLTAMGGRCLRRWLEAPLMDRRQIEQRQALVSTLVEQRSLRQGLRRLLRSMADLERLAGRAGAGHAGARDLVAIADGLERLPQLAGRLNTGLDDRHPDWLQALCTPDPALAELAQAVRHALIDTPPLSLSEGGLIHDGVDPLLDGLRNQLDDQEAWLAEQERLERQTSGNANLRLQYHRTFGYFLAVSKAKAASVPDHWIRRQTLANEERFITPELKQREGTIFQLRARACQREYELFCQLREQVGAMAAPIRQAARAVAALDAVCGLAEVAATSAWCAPTISDGRELQITAGRHPVVEQLLVERSFTANDVHLGQGTDLVVLTGPNASGKSCYLRQIGLIQLLAQIGSWVPAESATVGITDRIFTRVGAVDDLAAGQSTFMVEMAETANILHHATDRSLVLLDEIGRGTATFDGLSIAWAVSEHLAGDLKARTVFATHYHELNNLAAERPNVANFQVLVEETGDDLLFLHRVQAGGASRSYGIEAARLAGVPAPVVQRARQVLDQLAA